A genome region from Arachis duranensis cultivar V14167 chromosome 8, aradu.V14167.gnm2.J7QH, whole genome shotgun sequence includes the following:
- the LOC127741096 gene encoding protein COFACTOR ASSEMBLY OF COMPLEX C SUBUNIT B CCB3, chloroplastic-like, whose protein sequence is MKRLVLADLDPATAKLAIGFLGPFLSAFGFLFILGIVMSWYPKLPVGKFPYVIAYAPTEPLLIATRKLIPPLAGVDVTPVVWFGLLSFLNEILVGPQGTFKYYEKLFAVKVKYFFPFNLLWAGID, encoded by the coding sequence ATGAAGAGGTTGGTTCTTGCTGACTTGGATCCTGCCACTGCAAAGCTAGCAATTGGGTTTCTAGGCCCTTTTCTCTCAGCATTTGGTTTTCTCTTCATATTGGGGATAGTGATGTCATGGTACCCTAAACTACCTGTGGGGAAGTTCCCTTATGTAATAGCCTATGCTCCCACAGAGCCTCTTCTCATAGCAACAAGGAAACTGATTCCTCCCCTTGCTGGTGTGGATGTTACCCCTGTGGTCTGGTTTGGATTGCTTAGCTTTCTTAATGAGATATTAGTGGGTCCACAAggaacttttaaatattatgaGAAACTTTTTGCAGTcaaagttaaatatttttttcctttcaatttaCTTTGGGCAGGAATAGACTGA
- the LOC110274392 gene encoding uncharacterized protein LOC110274392, translating into MVDGETSHLALGATIVNTGLFYTDNHSPRNMARIEILDGVVKLAAFETNCKVVKVPTHDQDLIDRMCHRFGLSSERAYEGILPTITYFKDANWAYFCYKNYDTDFHTLRDNGLTDLVALKRACRRFVSGLEKLHRSNQSHGDVTCYHLVTSNGDGFLGGSIGPSLLDTYTRGHGGASVLVTDPFKKDMVDLAKAIEDSIHPNILPLGYPNTELGMFIYFLKHHNRLNSITPHPYVLTSMEVRDFYVTVREDFRPIARGTLNNEFRSRKSARSFPNSRLGWHPVVRDSADQTLGAFGYANYHNDDMGLVTFIRDFWVHAQKDGQVSVLEHCDDIHRLLEETFPGYSGIVYEVALLGRHGRIIF; encoded by the exons ATGGTTGACGGGGAAACTTCACATTTAGCCCTGGGAGCAACCATAGTGAACACGGGTCTCTTTTATACGGATAATCATAGTCCGAGGAACATGGCCAGAATAGAAATTTTGGATGGTGTCGTCAAGTTAGCAGCTTTTGAAACAAATTGTAAGGTGGTCAAAGTCCCCACCCACGACCAGGATTTAATAGACCGCATGTGCCACCGCTTTGGACTGTCGTCGGAAAGAGCGTACGAAGGGATTCTTCCCACTATCACTTACTTTAAAGACGCAAATTGGGCTTACTTTTGTTATAAGAACTACGACACCGACTTTCACACTTTACGTGACAATGGGTTAACAGATTTGGTGGCACTCAAGAGGGCTTGTCGCAGATTTGTGTCAGGACTAGAGAAACTTCACCGGTCAAATCAGTCTCACGGTGATGTAACTTGTTACCATTTAGTAACAAGCAACGGCGATGGGTTTTTGGGCGGAAGCATAGGACCATCTTTGTTAGACACGTATACCCGTGGTCATGGGGGAGCTTCAGTGTTGGTTACTGATCCTTTCAAGAAGGATATGGTTGACCTTGCAAAAGCCATCGAGGATTCCATCCATCCAAACATTCTTCCACTAGGCTATCCTAATACTGAACTTggaatgtttatttattttttgaagcaCCACAACAGACT GAACTCAATAACACCACACCCCTATGTTTTGACTTCAATGGAAGTCCGTGATTTTTACGTTACGGTTCGAGAGGATTTTAGACCCATAGCCCGTGGCACTTTGAACAATGAGTTTCGATCCCGTAAATCGGCTAGGAGTTTTCCTAATTCAAGACTCGGCTGGCATCCTGTCGTACGTGACTCGGCCGACCAAACTCTTGGAGCTTTTGGGTATGCAAATTATCATAATGATGATATGGGCTTAGTGACGTTTATTAGAGATTTCTGGGTGCACGCACAAAAAGACGGTCag GTTAGTGTCTTGGAGCATTGTGATGATATACACAGACTGCTTGAGGAAACTTTCCCCGGGTATTCGGGTATTGTATATGAGGTGGCACTTTTGGGCCGCCACGGGAGAATAATATTTTAG